The Haloarcula sp. CBA1127 genomic interval AGAGATACCGAGTTCGTTAGCAAGTGTCTGAACGTCGCTTTCGATAGCACTGAAGTTCTCATTCAGTGGATTATCCCAGTCGAGTGACCCCTCCGCTGGAGTGTTGTATCCGCCCACTCCGGAGACACCGAGTTCGTTTGCGAGTTCTTGGACATCGCTTTCGATAGCACTGAAGTTCTCATTCAGTGGAATATGCCAGTCAAGAGTCCCTTCTGCAGGGGTGTTGTAGTTATATGAATTAGACATAATTACCGTATATCTGCTGTGAGCTGCGAGCGTGGGCTCCTGTCCCGCTACCGCTGTAATTGCGCTTTTCTTGTTGCTCGATGAGCGAAATCTGTCGATACCGACACTCGATGGTCTCTGTTTTCAAATTGGATTGGGGTGAATCTACTTTGAACATCTCGTGTGGGTGATTAGGGAGTCCCTGAAATACCGTTCCGACGAGTAAGATACAGTTACTATCGCTATTCAGCTAGCTAGGTTCACTTATTTGCGGGGAACTTACCAGATACTACGACAGAAATGAAGTACTGATAACAACACTGTAGAGGGTAATGAATACAGCGGTCAAAAAAGTAGGAAAGCCAAATATTAACCGTCTCATCCGGGTTCAATCGATCTTGGAGGTTGCATCGATTGCGTTGATATGGATTTCAATAATTATAACAGTATGATTTCGCATATAGATATCGCCCTTGCGTAGCGCATATACTGGTCTCAACTACCGCTCAAGGTTCTCAAACTGGCCTAACAACTTCCCACACTGGAACCCGAAAAAGTGTGTGAAGTCGTAAAGCACTGCGTAGGGCAGCCAGTGTATGTATCCATTCTTGACCAGATACTTCATTTCATTAATAACGTACTGCACCCCATTTGAGACGAAATTGTCCTCTCCATCTGCGGCGATGGTTGCGTACGCCCGCCCGTCCTCGAATCGCCGCTGCAGATTCTCTCTAAGATCATAATCATGTGAATGGTAGACCACAGCCTCAGGCTCATAGACGATATTCACGTCCCCATCGAGAACCCGGAGCGCGAAGTCTTTATCTTCGGACATATTGATGGCCTCCTGAAACCGATATTGCTCCCAAATATCTCTATCGATGGCCGCTGATACGTCCGAAACATACACATTGTCGAGGAAGAACTGCCGTGTGTCTGTCGTATCGTCTGCAGTCAGTGTGTTGCGTTGGTCCGGATAGAAGTGCGAGTAAAAGAATTCATTCATCGGCTTTGCGTCCGGGTACGCGACTTGCCGGCCGTACACAACCCCCGCCTGATCGGAGATAATTGGATTGACAAGGTTTTCTAGCCAATCTTCCGTTCTAGGCGTCGCATCATGGGTAAGATACACGAGTATGTCTCCGGAGGCGTTCTCTGCCCCGAAATTCCGGGTTTTACTGTGGTGGAAATCCTCTGGATTGATGGTATAAATAGTACAGCCATGGGCCTCCGCTCGTGAAAGTGTTCCATCCGTTGATCCGGAATCGACCACAACGGTTTCTACGGGTCCAGAATACGACTGTCTCTCAACTGCAGACAGTATCTCCTCAAACTGTTTCCCCGGATTCTTTGTTAATATTACGACACTAACACTCGGCTTCATGATGGTACAAGCCCGGTGTTCTTCCAACGGCAAAGCTGTCAATAGCCATTACTGTCAAAAATAGGACTTTCTGTCATATAGATAGATGGTGGCTACTGAACGGCGAAAATAGAACTTATTTGCATCAGTAGCGGTCGGCTACTCGATAGAGACTGTTCCAATGCAATAACACGTTTGCACTGAAGAATTATTGTGATATCTCTGCCAGCTTGTCGAAGACTGCCGAATGAGACCGAAATGATATATCTGCGTTATTTGAAATTCTCGACGAATCCAAACTGCTATCTGTCGGACGAGGTGCCTCCTGGCCGAACTCTTCGGTAGAGATCGGTGAAATCAGGTCTTGATTAAACCCGAATGATGCGGCCAGATCACGTGTAAATCGATATCGCGACATTCGCGTCGGTCCGGCTGCGTTGTACACGCCTGTGAGGTTCTGATCGGCAACCGCCAATGCAGCTTGCGCCAGATCGCGCGCGTACGTGGGGGTAGAAACCTGATCGTCAACGATCGATATCTCATTGCCTGCTCGTAGCTCGCTGATAGCCCACGTGACGAAGTTGCTGCTGGCGAGACCATAGATTACGCTTGGTCGTAGCACCGTCGTTTCCGTAGCGATTTTTGCTGCCTGTTCGCCAGCATACTTCGTCCGTGCGTAGTAATTAACTGGTGAGACGGAGTCTGTCTCACTGAACGGTGCATCGCTCGGTGCTCCAGAATATACGTAATCCGTCGAGAGATAAATTAGCTGTGCGCCGACAGCGTCTGCGGCGCTAGCCACGTGTTTCGTCCCCTGTGCGTTGACCGTCCACGCGCGCTCTTGCTCGGATTCACAGTCATCAACAGCGTGAAACGCGGCTGTATCTACGACTGCGTCCGGTTCAATCTCTTGGAGAAGTTCGCGCACTGATACAGGGTCTGTCTTATCTAGCTCTCTGTTAGTTCCTGTATCAGGTGCTGTTCTATACGTTCCGGTCGCTGAAATGCCACGCTCCTCACAGCTTCGCAAGATGTTTTGTCCAACGAGTCCGCTTCCGCCGATAACGACGATATTCATGACTCCAGTGCTACTGTAATTGAGCGCCAGCTGTTGCCTTGTCCCGGTTTGTTATCGTCAAAGTCATCTCCTCCAGCAAGGCTGTGACGAGCGGATTCCCTCTCCCGCTCGGTATCTGTGTCTTTTGGACTACCCGGCCAATCGGTACTATCTGTCTGCTGTAGCAACTGACTGTAGATCCTCCCGTTGGTCCCTCTCATTTTGCCGACATACCGCTACCTGGATATTAAATTCCCATGTCCGTTGGGGGAACAGCGCCTGAACTATCTACCCACCACCAGTAATTTCGCAATTCGTCTGTGGCTGAGCTTGCTGACGACCCGCCTCAGACGTCCAGCTAATCCAGTTCTAGAGCCACGACCGATCAGCCATAATTACAAATGTGAACTCGGACCGCGTCGTTGCGAAAATCGCACTGGGCAGGCGGTTATGGAAGGTACTTTACCAATAACGATGTATCCGTGCGTCCTGGGGTTGGCTATGGAAGCTGGTCATCACCCGAATATTGTCTGGATTGTCATCGATGCGCTTCGGGCAGACCACACCACAATGGATGGATACGAGAGAAACACAACACCGAACATCCAAGCGATTGCTAACGAGGCGCAGGGAACTGCCGTCTCAAACTGCTTTTCTCATGCCATCGCGACGAGACCCTCGGTCTCATCAATGCTGACAGGTGTCTATCCATCGGCTCACGGTGTGAATATGATCGAGAACGCGATTCCGTCCGAGTTACAAACGGTTCCTGAACTGCTGAGCGAGGCAGGGTACCAGTCTGTCGCAATCTCTCGAAACTCACATGTTAGCCGGGCAACAGGACTTCATCGTGGGTTTGATGAGTTCGATTGGTTCGGTAGCGTCAGTTCACTGCTGGAGACGGTCGATATCGACATCCTCCTCAAGTATCTGCTTGGAATTAGAAACCACTCTGTTGGCTTCTCAACGGACCTTGTCGACCACTCGATAGCATACATTGTTAATGAATTGGCCAAGCGAAATATTCGGCGGCTGAACCAAGACGCGAATCCGTATTTCATGTTCCTACATTATCTTGGCCCGCATGATCCGTATCTCCCTCCGATTCCGTATCAGGAACGCTACTTAGCCGACCTCGGGGTTGATAGAAAGACGGCAATTCAAGTCGTCAATCATGTCAAGGAACACAACTGGGAGTACAATACTGGGAAGCTGGAATTAACTGAAGAGGAATCGGAGATTCTGAGAGCGATGTACGACGCAGAGGTCGCCTATACAGACGCCTGTGTTGGCGAACTGTTCGATTTTATCACCGAACAGGATTCACCTAACGAAACGCTGTTTATTATTACAGCAGACCACGGAGAACTTCTCGGCGAACGTAACGTTATCGGCCACGAATTCCATCTCGACGATGCACTCCTCAATGTGCCGCTAGTCATCCACGGCCCTGGCTCGGAGCACGTTCAGTCGGACGCACTTGTTCAACACATTGACCTCATCAAGACGCTTGTCGAGGACATCTCTGGCGAGGTCGAACAATTACAGGGGGTAGATCTGACATCCGATGAGCGAGACTGGACCGTCTCGGAGCGGTGTCAACCGCTTGATTTTGATGATCTGACCGACATCAATCCGGATTTCGATCCGTCGAGCATACATGGGGACAGCATGCGGGCCCTTCGAACTCGCGAGTTCAAACTCATTCGCAGCGCCACGGAAACCGATCTATACAAACTGCCAGATGAAGATACAGATCTCTCAGAGGAGCGACCGGAGACCACTACTCAGCTGCGGGATGAACTAGAGCAGTGGCAAGAAACGTTTGGGCAACCGATCGGAACCGCACGCGAGGCCAATCTCAGTGCCGATATGAAACAGCAATTGACGGATCTGGGGTACCTGGTAGACTAATTGTACTTATTATGGCTGCTCGACACGAACCCAGTATGATGGCTCCCTCCAGCCTGCAGCCAAGTACGATTGCTATGAGTCTGTGTTCGATGCCCACCGCTACTGAACAGCACGTCGGAAGTGATCCAACGCCAAGCGATACGGGGACGATAGTGGCTCAGGAGACAAACCGACCGCTGCGGAGACGAGTATAGAATGCCAACAGACGTCGCTATTATCCGGGGTCCGTATTTCCGACCAAATAGCACGCTTCTCTGGGAGTACGTTCACAACGCGTACTCGGACATAGACATTACTGGCTTCGAGAGCGACCCACAATGGTTTGATACATCTGAGCTCAACCTGCCAATCGAATCACTGCACTGGTGGGACGGCAAAACCGATGCGTTCGGACAGGAGAATATCGTATACCACGCCTTGGAAAAGTACAAACTTCCCAGTATCGCATTGACGGGCTTACGACAGGTTGTAGATGAGCACGACGCAGTCCATGTCACAGAAAATTACCGGATCTATTCGTATTGCGTTGCACTGCTGTGTGCTCAAACGGATACAACCTTCTTCGTCGATGCTCACGAAAACATTCCACACAGGCCTGCAAACCCGCTAACGTGGGTTGTCAAAAAAACCGTGAACCGCCATGCTGACGGGTTCACATCTCCGACGCTGGCGTCTAAACGAGCATTGATACATGAAGGTGTTGACCCGGACTTGGTAGAGATTCTCCCGAACGTAGTCAATCTCGACCGATTTCAGCCGGGTCCCAGAGACGCGGATGCAGTATCACTCCCTGCTAAGATCGAATCGACGTTCAATATCTTGTTCGTCCATGGGCTAAACGAACGCAAGGGCATTCCGTTCCTGTTAGATGCGTTTGAGACAATGCAAGAGGATTGTGATGACATCTCGCTACTTCTTCTTGGAGAGAACTCCTTTGACAGATCATATTATAACGAACATGTCCGCGATAATCCGGCGGTTTATCACTTCGAATATCTCGAAGATATCCAAGCTGCGTACAATTTGAGCGATGTGTTGGTTCTCCCGAGCGTTGCGGCAGAGCGGTGGACCGAGCAGTTTGGTCGGGTCCTCGTTGAAGCGATGGCGTGTGGCCTCCCGACGGTCGTCACAGATGTCGGCGGCCCCCCGTTCGTCGTCGAGGACGAAGAGACCGGTCTCGTTGTCGAGCCACGGTCCTCACAGTCCCTTGCCAGTGCCCTCACTCGCCTGTATCGGGACGAGCAGCTACTGCAGGAACTGGGAAGCACTGCATACGATCATGTCCGTGATAATTACTCCCCAGAGACGGTCGGGGATGACCTATATGAGTTTTATCGGTCACATTGTGACGGATAACAACTGATGGTCGCGCTGTGACAATATTCTCATAACTCGGTCCCAGAAGCTCACACCCAGATAGGCAGATATCCAGAGCTATAGTTGCACATTGAACCGGTTTGTAAGGATGCTACACGCCCTCTCCATTTCCTGTTCCCAGTTATACCGGCTTTCTATGGCCAATCGACCGTTTTCTGCCCAGGTTGAATATCCATCGGACTGCTGCATTTCTCTCATAACTGTTCCAGCTACACTCCCTGTAGCATGGTAGGGAAGGACTTTTCCACAATTCACGTCGTTTACAATTCGGGCTGTCGGACGAGTCGGCGTTGTCAAAACTGGGAGCTGCACACTCATGTAATCGAACAGTTTGTTCGGAATCGTTTGATTCGTGTACGAGCTAACCTCGTGAGGGATAACACCGACATCCCCTGACCGGAGAAACGAGGTAACCGTATCCGGCGGAATCCATCCCAAAAAGTCCACATGTTCGGTAATTCCCAGCGTTTCGGCACGTCGTTCGAGTCGTTCTTTATCTGGTCCATCCCCGGCAATCGCCAGATGAATCGGCTGATGGTCCGAAGTCCTGTTCGCATGCCAGATTCCGTCGATGAGCAAGTCCAGACCGCGAAACCTGTTAATCGAACCCACGTAAACGAATGTGAATCCAGGCCAGTCCGCGTTGTCGTACTCGCCGCTTTTGTCAGTAAATGACGATATCTCTCGCACAAGCGGGACGTTCCCGACAACGTGGACCGCTGATTCGGCTTTTCCGGCAGCGACTAGGTTTTCCTTCCGTTCTTCTGCAACGACCCAAACTAGGTCAGCCAACTGCACGGTAAGGCGTTCGACAGTCCCAACCAGTGTGGTGTTGAGTACGACGTGATCCAGAACGTGTTCGACTGGTTTCTCGCGGGCTAGTTCCGCAAAATTCTCTCGGAGATCTAACACCGTTGGGATTCCACAGAGTCTTGCAGCGACGATTGCGGGGAGGCCCGCACGGATATCACACGGAATCACGATTTCTGGTTCCATAGCTCGGAACTGAACCACCAGCCAGAGGATCCAGAATGGGTTCACTGGTACCTTTGCGGTAATAAGCCTGAAAAGCGGTGTCGAAAGCAGCCATGAGAAGCGCCTGACGTGGGCGTAGTCGATATCCTCCTCACGGGGTGGGTGCGAACTTTTGACCTGCCCAAGGTCCGGATCTTCCAGTGAATTCCGACCCAGTATGACGACGTTCGACCCGGACTCGTCCAGTGATTTCGCCATCTTCCGCGTGCGAACGTCTCTGTCAAGCGGGTAATTCCCCTGAACAACGATAGCAACGTCGGTGGAGGTCCTATTGTCGGGACTCCTCATCGTCACCACTGTAGTCCACTGTATTTGTCAGTACTGTCACTAGAGAGACACTCGAACAGACATACTATAAAATTCACTGATAGGACTGCCGTAGCTGCTACGTACAGTATTCTCGCTACTGATCTTTTCGTACCTCTGTTAAGCCGACCCCAACTACAGACAGCTTTTAGACAACACTAACCACCTGTCTGCTGCACCGATACCGAAAGATGGCCCCACTATTCCTGATAGCAGTATCTCGCTGGCCGGGGATCTCGCCCATTAGATCATCTAGTGGGGACGCGGAGTTCAGAATAAAAAAGAAGACAACGTTCAAGCAAGCATAGTTCCAATTCGCCAATAGCTAACGTTTCGCTGCCCAATCGGGAAAGGTGACAGCCGTGATTATTCTCGGAAACATACGTAAGCAAGTCCTCTCTCGGTTTACAGCTATACTAGGTTTTTTCGATCAGTATGTCTTCTAAGACAATGATATCTAACCCCATCCCGTAGAAGTCTTTAATCGCCTCAACAGGCTGATTTACGATCGGTTCTCCGTTATCATTGAACGATGTATTGAGAACCACTGGAACGCCGGTAATCTCTTCAAATGCACTAATCAAACCGTAGTAACGGGGGTTTTGATCCTCGCGAACTGTCTGTGGTCGTGTGGTATCGTCAGCTGGATGGAGGACCGCAGGGATCTCTGCCTTCTTTTCTTCCACAACATCGAACGTCTTGATCATGAATGGCGCTTCTTCAAAATTAACCAGATACTGGTCACCGGCTTCTTTAAGCAGTGACGGGGCAAACGGCCGCCATCCTTCACGATGCTTCACGAATTCGTTTACGCGGTCGAGTGAGGCTTCCGATCGTGGATCAGCCAGTATACTGCGATTGCCAAGTGCTCGAGGACCCATTTCGAGTTGGCCCTGGAACCATCCGACGAGCTTGCCATCAGCGATATGCTCTGCAACTGTTCGACACAGGTCGTCTGGTTTAGCATAGCTGAGTTTGTTCGTTTGTAGCACCGACTCAATTGATTCTGTGGTGTATTCCGGGCCCCAATACACGGTAGAAATATCTTCGGTGGCAGTGATGCCCGCATCCAACAACCCGGCTCCGACCGCAGCACCAGCATCGTTTGAGACAGGCTGGACGAATGTACTCTCGACGCAGGGGAGTTCCATAACTTCTTTATTCACTTTGCAATTGAGTGCGACACCGCCTGCTAACCCTACTTTATCCACATCCAGACGCTCACTGTAGTGGGTAACTATCTCGGTGACTGTTTCCTCCACCAGTTTTTGCGTGACATGTGCAAGATCTCGCTCCCACTGCGAAAACTCATCAGTGGTCTGCTTTCTGGGGCGATCAAAGATTTCCTCTAACTTCCTCGTCGCGTATTCGAAATTGCCCTTCGAAAGCGTACTGACATCATACTCTAACCCGGTGTTGATCTCCTCTCTGAGGATCTGTTCGATCTCATCGTTTCGATCCCCATACGGGGCAAGTCCCATTATTTTGCCTTCGCCGTTGTTTGGGTAGTAACCCAGAAACTTTGTCACCGCTCCGAAAAAGAATCCAAGGCTATTGGGATACTCATACGTTCGCAACCGTTCGAGTCCCTCGGAATTTCCCTTCCAGACGACGGTACAGTCGTACTCGCCTCGCCCATCCATAGTGACGATTAGTGCCTCGTTGAAGCCGGATGGGTGAAATGCACTCGCTGCGTGGCACCGGTGATGTTCTATGGTTTCGATAGGGGGAGTGTACTCACCGAACTCAGAGAGGGTGTTCCGAACAGCCCACTTAGAGTATACCGTTGGGCCAACATCGCGTTTTACTGTACCTTCAAGCTGTGTAATCGCCTCAGCAACGCCCTCTGTTTCTGTGACAACTGTGCTGATATCGTGGCTGAACATTCTGTAAAAAAGGCGAGGTTTCCACGGAATCAGTACTTTCTTCACGTTCGACAAACTGATATCTGCGTATTCGAGGCACGCCTCGATAGCATTCATTGGAAACGTGTTTTCGGCGTGTTTCTCTCTGGTAAGCCGCTCTTCTTCAACGCCGAACGCCAGTTGTCCGTTCTTGAAGAGTACCGCACTTGGGTCGTGAGATCCGAGATTCCCGACGCAAGGATTTATCGAAAGGACGTATTCGCTCATACGAGAGGGCCTGTTTGTCCAGTGTAATAATAAGATTTAGAGTACTATCAAGTAAGTGTGGTATAATACGGAACCCTGTGGCGGAGCGCAACCACGGCTTCAGTCTCTCTTTCGCCACGTCAGATTAGCTCGTCAGTCCATGTGTCCGGCGTCTGGTCGTTCACTATCTCAACGTCAATGTGGTACGAGAAATCTCTGGGGCCCTCGTCTTTGATCCATTCAACCATCTCCTGCAAACCATCACGGAGAGTGTATCGTGCCTCGTAGTCTAGAAGCTCTCTGGCCTTGTCTGCCGAACAGTTGGCAAGCTTGACTTCCTGTGGGCGATCAGGTTTGTATATCGGATCCAGTTCGAAGCCGATAATCTCTGCAATGGTCTCTGCGAGTGTATTGATAGTCACGAACTCATCGTCCGGGCCGATGTTAATCACTTCACCAGTGACATTATGGTTTGTAGCCACCTTTCGCAACGGGCGAATATCGTCTTGAATAAACGTGAAGCACCGTTTCTGTTCCCCGTCGCCGTAAATAATCGGTTGTTTCCCCTGCAGCATACGATTGATAAATATCGCTGCGACGTTGCGGAAGGGGTCGTCAAACTTCTGTCGCGGACCAATGATATTGTGAGGGACAGCTATGACGTACTCGAAATCATGGATATCTGCCATGAGTTCAACCATGTCCTCGGCTGCGACCTTACTGATAGCATATGGATCCTGTGGGCGGGGTTCCATATCCTCTGTGAATGGCGTTTCGTTTTCGCCGTACCGAGACATACTAGAACAATACACAAATCTGTCGACGCCGACATCAGCCGCTGCCGACAACGTTGCAGAAGTTGCTTGGTAGATGCTCTTGTTGACCCGAGCAGGCGAAAAGACGCTCAACCCCTCATACGCTAGAGCAGCAGTGTGATAGACGATGTCGGCATCGGCCATGGCAGCCTTCATTTCTGAGACATCATTACAATCGATTTCATAAAACTCGGCTTCGCGAGGAACGTTGTTTTGATATCCGCCAACGAAATTATCGTTCCCTACAACCTCATACCCCTCTTGAATGAACTCGTCAGCCAGATGACTTCCAAGGAAGCCGGCGATTCCAGTTATGAATACTGTCTCCGTCATCAGTACTGTCATGTAGCATTAGTAACTGATTAAGTATACACCGGTTTCTGAGATATCGGATCAATTTGAAACGAATTATTGCAAATAAGGGAATCTTAAGCAACTCAGTATTTGATGAACTGGTATCTCTCTGATGGGATCCGATTGCCTCTTTTATTTTCCAAGATTTCTACTCTGGTCTTGATGAATTCGCACTAGCTATCAGGTACTGACTCCACGCAACTACTGAGTCGGATGATGTCTATAACTGCGAGCGGAAGGCTGGAAACCGCCCAGATTCCATTGCCATACCTTCACTCACGTGTACTCAGTGGGGTCCATACACACCAGTAGTTACTGGAACGACCTCTTTAGAGAAACGCACGGAACTTATCGGCGAGTTCTTCCACCCCTTGATCCAACGTATGACCCGTTTCGAATCCGCGTGACCGGATTTTCTCATCGCTTACGATGTAGGACAGTTGGTTCAGTTGCTCAGCCTCGGTGTAGCCGATCTCGACATCTGGGAAGTGCTTCGTAATCGCATCAACTACGTCTTGCAGACGGCCGTTTTCTCCAACGACGTTGTATGCCTCTCCGTCACCGAGTTCATCCGCAGCGAACAGCATCGATCGGACGGAATCTTGGACGTGTAAATACGGTCGTTTTTGATCTTCAGCCCCCTCATATACCGTCAGGGGTTGATCGGTAGCAGCGAGGAACGCAAACTTGTCAACGACAGTATCGAACCGCATTCCGGGACTCCACCCATAAACAGTACCCAGTCGGAGTCCTGTAAGGTCCATCTCGCCGTCATACTCCGCAAACATGTCTGATTCTGCCTGGAGTTTTGCCTCTGCGTACGGTGACTCAGGATTGCATTCGGAGTGTTCGGTGATCTTTTGCTCAGTACGTCCGTACACTG includes:
- a CDS encoding glycosyltransferase family 2 protein, translated to MKPSVSVVILTKNPGKQFEEILSAVERQSYSGPVETVVVDSGSTDGTLSRAEAHGCTIYTINPEDFHHSKTRNFGAENASGDILVYLTHDATPRTEDWLENLVNPIISDQAGVVYGRQVAYPDAKPMNEFFYSHFYPDQRNTLTADDTTDTRQFFLDNVYVSDVSAAIDRDIWEQYRFQEAINMSEDKDFALRVLDGDVNIVYEPEAVVYHSHDYDLRENLQRRFEDGRAYATIAADGEDNFVSNGVQYVINEMKYLVKNGYIHWLPYAVLYDFTHFFGFQCGKLLGQFENLER
- the rfbD gene encoding dTDP-4-dehydrorhamnose reductase, producing the protein MNIVVIGGSGLVGQNILRSCEERGISATGTYRTAPDTGTNRELDKTDPVSVRELLQEIEPDAVVDTAAFHAVDDCESEQERAWTVNAQGTKHVASAADAVGAQLIYLSTDYVYSGAPSDAPFSETDSVSPVNYYARTKYAGEQAAKIATETTVLRPSVIYGLASSNFVTWAISELRAGNEISIVDDQVSTPTYARDLAQAALAVADQNLTGVYNAAGPTRMSRYRFTRDLAASFGFNQDLISPISTEEFGQEAPRPTDSSLDSSRISNNADISFRSHSAVFDKLAEISQ
- a CDS encoding sulfatase, translated to MEAGHHPNIVWIVIDALRADHTTMDGYERNTTPNIQAIANEAQGTAVSNCFSHAIATRPSVSSMLTGVYPSAHGVNMIENAIPSELQTVPELLSEAGYQSVAISRNSHVSRATGLHRGFDEFDWFGSVSSLLETVDIDILLKYLLGIRNHSVGFSTDLVDHSIAYIVNELAKRNIRRLNQDANPYFMFLHYLGPHDPYLPPIPYQERYLADLGVDRKTAIQVVNHVKEHNWEYNTGKLELTEEESEILRAMYDAEVAYTDACVGELFDFITEQDSPNETLFIITADHGELLGERNVIGHEFHLDDALLNVPLVIHGPGSEHVQSDALVQHIDLIKTLVEDISGEVEQLQGVDLTSDERDWTVSERCQPLDFDDLTDINPDFDPSSIHGDSMRALRTREFKLIRSATETDLYKLPDEDTDLSEERPETTTQLRDELEQWQETFGQPIGTAREANLSADMKQQLTDLGYLVD
- a CDS encoding glycosyltransferase family 4 protein: MPTDVAIIRGPYFRPNSTLLWEYVHNAYSDIDITGFESDPQWFDTSELNLPIESLHWWDGKTDAFGQENIVYHALEKYKLPSIALTGLRQVVDEHDAVHVTENYRIYSYCVALLCAQTDTTFFVDAHENIPHRPANPLTWVVKKTVNRHADGFTSPTLASKRALIHEGVDPDLVEILPNVVNLDRFQPGPRDADAVSLPAKIESTFNILFVHGLNERKGIPFLLDAFETMQEDCDDISLLLLGENSFDRSYYNEHVRDNPAVYHFEYLEDIQAAYNLSDVLVLPSVAAERWTEQFGRVLVEAMACGLPTVVTDVGGPPFVVEDEETGLVVEPRSSQSLASALTRLYRDEQLLQELGSTAYDHVRDNYSPETVGDDLYEFYRSHCDG
- a CDS encoding glycosyltransferase family 4 protein, which codes for MRSPDNRTSTDVAIVVQGNYPLDRDVRTRKMAKSLDESGSNVVILGRNSLEDPDLGQVKSSHPPREEDIDYAHVRRFSWLLSTPLFRLITAKVPVNPFWILWLVVQFRAMEPEIVIPCDIRAGLPAIVAARLCGIPTVLDLRENFAELAREKPVEHVLDHVVLNTTLVGTVERLTVQLADLVWVVAEERKENLVAAGKAESAVHVVGNVPLVREISSFTDKSGEYDNADWPGFTFVYVGSINRFRGLDLLIDGIWHANRTSDHQPIHLAIAGDGPDKERLERRAETLGITEHVDFLGWIPPDTVTSFLRSGDVGVIPHEVSSYTNQTIPNKLFDYMSVQLPVLTTPTRPTARIVNDVNCGKVLPYHATGSVAGTVMREMQQSDGYSTWAENGRLAIESRYNWEQEMERACSILTNRFNVQL
- a CDS encoding carbamoyltransferase C-terminal domain-containing protein: MSEYVLSINPCVGNLGSHDPSAVLFKNGQLAFGVEEERLTREKHAENTFPMNAIEACLEYADISLSNVKKVLIPWKPRLFYRMFSHDISTVVTETEGVAEAITQLEGTVKRDVGPTVYSKWAVRNTLSEFGEYTPPIETIEHHRCHAASAFHPSGFNEALIVTMDGRGEYDCTVVWKGNSEGLERLRTYEYPNSLGFFFGAVTKFLGYYPNNGEGKIMGLAPYGDRNDEIEQILREEINTGLEYDVSTLSKGNFEYATRKLEEIFDRPRKQTTDEFSQWERDLAHVTQKLVEETVTEIVTHYSERLDVDKVGLAGGVALNCKVNKEVMELPCVESTFVQPVSNDAGAAVGAGLLDAGITATEDISTVYWGPEYTTESIESVLQTNKLSYAKPDDLCRTVAEHIADGKLVGWFQGQLEMGPRALGNRSILADPRSEASLDRVNEFVKHREGWRPFAPSLLKEAGDQYLVNFEEAPFMIKTFDVVEEKKAEIPAVLHPADDTTRPQTVREDQNPRYYGLISAFEEITGVPVVLNTSFNDNGEPIVNQPVEAIKDFYGMGLDIIVLEDILIEKT
- a CDS encoding NAD-dependent epimerase/dehydratase family protein, with the translated sequence MTETVFITGIAGFLGSHLADEFIQEGYEVVGNDNFVGGYQNNVPREAEFYEIDCNDVSEMKAAMADADIVYHTAALAYEGLSVFSPARVNKSIYQATSATLSAAADVGVDRFVYCSSMSRYGENETPFTEDMEPRPQDPYAISKVAAEDMVELMADIHDFEYVIAVPHNIIGPRQKFDDPFRNVAAIFINRMLQGKQPIIYGDGEQKRCFTFIQDDIRPLRKVATNHNVTGEVINIGPDDEFVTINTLAETIAEIIGFELDPIYKPDRPQEVKLANCSADKARELLDYEARYTLRDGLQEMVEWIKDEGPRDFSYHIDVEIVNDQTPDTWTDELI
- a CDS encoding NAD(P)-dependent oxidoreductase; the encoded protein is MTVLVTGGLGYLGSSLIRKLPTHPKFSGSTIRILDNFRQPRFHSLWDLPAYADYDFVEGDIRDSSVREAALEDVDTVFHLAAITNAPETFDIPEKTWEVNHEAAVNLFRDAQKSGVDEFVNAVTCSVYGRTEQKITEHSECNPESPYAEAKLQAESDMFAEYDGEMDLTGLRLGTVYGWSPGMRFDTVVDKFAFLAATDQPLTVYEGAEDQKRPYLHVQDSVRSMLFAADELGDGEAYNVVGENGRLQDVVDAITKHFPDVEIGYTEAEQLNQLSYIVSDEKIRSRGFETGHTLDQGVEELADKFRAFL